The genome window GAACAGCTTTACCAATTTCAGGCACGAAACCTTGCTTACGGTCACAATGACGTTGCCAGAAAATATGGGTAATACCAACTACCAATACAGTGGCTAACGCGGCAGGGCCTTGATAGTAAAGTACATATTCAACAACAGACATATCGACAGCTTTTGCGCCACGGATAGCATCAATTGCCGTTGGAGTATAGGCCACACCAAGGGATGTAGCGATAACTCCAGCCGCAGAAGCAGGTGATAATCCCAAACCAATCATAATGGGGAACATGGTACCCATTAACAATACAGCTAAGCCTGTTGCTGATGGAATGGCTAATTGCAAGATACTTGCCAGTAAGAAAGAGAAAAATAGTAGTACATAAGGTGAACGCATATTTTTCAGTGGCTTGGTTGCAACACGTACTACCGCTTCATTGGCACCTATATGGTCCATATAGTGCGCAAAGCCCATCAATGCCATGATCATTAAACCGAGATCTGCTGCGCGGCTACTGAATAAATCTCGCATGACTTCAAATGGATCGAGCCAAGTGATACCGGTGGTGGCGACATTTTTAGGGAGGATAGGCCCCCAGCCAAGGGCTAGGGTGAATATCATCAATACTAAGCCAGCAATTAATAATACCGGCTCAGCTTTGTATCCCTTCAAAATAAACCGCGCAACCAAAACAACGATAATCAGAACCGTTAGAATTGGGATCATGCTTTAGCTCCTGGTTTGAAGCGTTCAGCGGTGATTTGTACCACTTGTTTTAATACATCGCTGGCGGCATGTAGGGATTTAACAGGTAGATATTCATAGATTGAAT of Providencia rettgeri contains these proteins:
- the dcuD_1 gene encoding Putative cryptic C4-dicarboxylate transporter DcuD → MIPILTVLIIVVLVARFILKGYKAEPVLLIAGLVLMIFTLALGWGPILPKNVATTGITWLDPFEVMRDLFSSRAADLGLMIMALMGFAHYMDHIGANEAVVRVATKPLKNMRSPYVLLFFSFLLASILQLAIPSATGLAVLLMGTMFPIMIGLGLSPASAAGVIATSLGVAYTPTAIDAIRGAKAVDMSVVEYVLYYQGPAALATVLVVGITHIFWQRHCDRKQGFVPEIGKAVQSHEKEETTKSVPGYYALLPMLPIIMAVGTSNLFFSGIHLDVVTIVLIAMAICMVIETLRVRNFKTVCNGFQTFLNGMGHAFSNVVGLLVAAGVFAHGIKVSGAIDQLILGAESVGLPPFAMAIVFALVTLAAAIIMGSGNAPFLAFVELIPQIAHSMGVNPIAMILPMQQASHMGRGMSPVAGVIIAVSSGAKLQPFDVVKRTAVPLMVGFVAHCAIIGIFY